From a single Leishmania mexicana MHOM/GT/2001/U1103 complete genome, chromosome 7 genomic region:
- a CDS encoding topoisomerase-related function protein-like protein, which translates to MKRRGGRVVSSTSTVVGASSAAVTPEALGLSAAVNGHDASVSAAAAAAAAASLSPSVTSPTTPLGRGAPLGSGNPLANSSATVMDVPTLDIFARFQSKRGDFDEDWLLLQEDPAARDEVPRIAAHVADKLRRHQAQLGAHRAAAAADRIRQDKDRVVQARVAAKTVSSVSGDGLDTVATEGPRQARRQRRPETYDSAEDSGSDGAGADADIGTVAPDDYGGDSDEYVPEDRTASQYKRPNSAKKAAAKDEGSAGVALSGGSPSMSTPVGRAVAAAAGAGAEAASVNPLSPLSEDEEQLDTEAQDEGLTGDYLNFRLTSATGSRALDVDALQATVHLQPSASRGEKGSVRDRRSSHSQEPRRKTPLSPQQAEQDRVLVVPLWSIARMEQHGGYCSASPLIALHQEVTDLVDYLRPTEAEVTMRRYIEKDIGRLVDRLWPGSSVLVYGSMYTHLLLPLSDLDITLLDVPVPAEEALTSLAKEISSAGLCENVYPQVILKTKVPLIKFIHKGSLIDVDISVGAVDGKRNSECIVQYMNMYPEALPLTLVVKYFVTQRGMHEPYYGGLGSYAATLLVVAFLRQHPIYTTQPEKRTMTGLGKLLVDFFRTCGQHWNYRRVAVCLANYAVPSSSDDAMPADVHGEGDFRIRADCGSRMQSPVLASPPRGPMGPAQVWIEDPVDASNNAASSLRFFHSLSAMFSYAYLALTADFDRAAADASQPSSPAPPSSPSSPSSNDISRRPTLLSRIFHADAEMVYRRRAVAATYKRLNAEMPEYMKEVQDFRRDEDAAMLRLNCESVAHSWRARRLLRRDGDAFVFPQQRNVTSLEERLALSHLRGSSSPPPTPASEVGIAKRQREAEDAGSQRKAQRNRREGSALPSRSSSRSSSPSTGSESNASSVRVDVTRRTERSRKLRR; encoded by the coding sequence ATgaagcgccgcggcgggcgtGTCGTGAGCTCCACGAGCACTGTGGTGGGCGCGTCAAGTGCTGCTGTTACTCCGGAAGCGCTAGGTCTTTCAGCTGCTGTCAATGGCCATGATGCGTCtgtctccgccgccgccgccgctgctgctgctgcgtcgttGTCACCATCTGTGACGTCACCGACGACACCACTTGGGCGAGGTGCACCGCTGGGTTCGGGTAATCCTCTCGCTAACTCGAGCGCCACGGTGATGGATGTGCCGACGCTGGACATATTCGCGCGCTTCCAAAGCAAGCGGGGCGACTTTGATGAGGACTGGCTCCTGCTCCAGGAGGATCCCGCCGCGAGGGATGAGGTGCCTCGGATTGCCGCACACGTCGCGGACAAGCTTCGCCGTCACCAGGCGCAGCTTGGCGCCcaccgtgccgctgctgcagcggatCGAATTCGGCAGGACAAAGACCGAGTGGTGCAAGCGCGTGTTGCGGCGAAGACGGTGAGTtccgtcagcggcgacggcctcgACACCGTTGCGACGGAAGGTCCACGGCAGgcacgccgtcagcggcgtccCGAAACCTATGATTCTGCCGaggacagcggcagcgacggcgcaggcgccgaCGCGGACATTGGTACTGTGGCCCCTGACGACTACGGCGGTGATAGCGACGAGTACGTGCCTGAGGATCGCACGGCCTCGCAGTACAAGCGACCAAACAGCGCAAAGAAGGCGGCCGCCAAGGATGAGGGCTCTGCGGGCGTGGCTCTCAGCGGCGGCTCCCCGTCTATGAGTACGCCTGTGGGgcgcgctgttgctgctgctgctggtgccggtGCTGAGGCCGCTTCTGTGAACCCACTCTCACCCTTATCtgaggacgaggagcagctggatACGGAGGCCCAGGACGAAGGCCTTACGGGCGACTACCTGAACTTCCGCCTGACTTCCGCGACGGGAAGTAGGGCGCTCGACGTCGATGCACTGCAGGCGACCGTGCATCTGCAGCCGTCTGCCTCTCGCGGCGAGAAAGGCAGCGTGAGGGACCGCAGATCCTCTCACAGCCAGGAGCCGCGGCGTAAGACACCACTatcgccgcagcaggcggagcaAGATCGTGTgttggtggtgccgctgtggAGCATCGCGCGGATggagcagcacggcggctACTGTAGCGCCAGCCCCCTCATCGCCCTCCACCAGGAGGTCACGGACCTCGTCGACTACCTTCGCCCgacagaggcggaggtgacGATGCGGCGCTACATTGAGAAGGATATTGGCCGGCTGGTCGATCGGCTGTGGCCTGGCAGCTCGGTGCTCGTCTATGGCAGCATGTACACCCACCTGCTACTGCCGCTGTCGGACCTTGACATCACCCTGTTGgatgtgccggtgccggcggaggaggcgctcaCCAGCTTGGCAAAGGAAATCAGCAGCGCGGGCCTGTGCGAGAACGTCTATCCGCAGGTGATTCTCAAGACGAAGGTGCCGCTCATTAAGTTCATCCACAAGGGCTCGCTCATTGACGTCGACATCAGTGTTGGCGCCGTGGACGGCAAGCGCAACTCGGAGTGCATCGTGCAGTACATGAACATGTACCCAGAGGCACTGCCGCTTACCTTGGTCGTGAAGTACTTCGTCACGCAGCGCGGCATGCACGAGCCGTACTACGGAGGCCTTGGCAGCTacgccgccacgctgctcgtcgtcgccttcctgcggcagcacccCATCTACACAACGCAGCCGGAGAAGCGGACCATGACGGGGCTTGGCAAACTCCTGGTCGACTTTTTTCGTACGTGCGGTCAGCATTGGAACTACCGAAGGGTAGCCGTGTGCCTGGCGAACTACGCcgtgccgagcagcagcgatgacgcGATGCCCGCGGACGTCCACGGCGAAGGCGACTTCCGCATTCGTGCCGACTGTGGCAGTCGGATGCAGTCACCGGTGTTGGCCAGTCCCCCGCGTGGTCCGATGGGGCCCGCGCAGGTGTGGATAGAGGACCCGGTCGATGCCTCTAACAACGCCGCCAGTTCACTGCGGTTTTTCCATTCTCTCTCCGCCATGTTTTCATACGCCTATCTTGCCCTGACGGCCGACTTCGACAGAGCCGCGGCGGACGCGTCGCAGCCGTcgtcgcctgcgccgccatcgtctccgtcatcgccgtcctCGAATGACATCAGTCGCCGCCCGACGCTGCTCTCGCGCATCTTCCATGCTGATGCGGAGATGGTGTACCGTCGGCGGGCCGTGGCCGCGACGTACAAGCGGCTGAACGCCGAGATGCCGGAGTACATGAAGGAGGTTCAAGACTTCCGGCGCGATGAGGAcgcggcgatgctgcggcTCAACTGTGAAAGTGTAGCGCACAGCTGGCGCGCGCGACGGCTACtgcggcgcgacggcgatgccTTCGTGTTCCCACAGCAGCGGAACGTCACGTCACTGGAGGAGCGCTTAGCACTTTCCCACCTGCGAGGGTCGTCCTCGCCACCTCCGACACCGGCGTCGGAGGTGGGCATAGCGAAGCGCCAGCGCGAGGCCGAGGATGCGGGTAGTCAGAGAAAGGCGCAGAGAAACCGCCGAGAGGGCTCTGCGTTGCCctctcgcagcagctcgcggtcgtcgtcgccctccACCGGCTCAGAGAGCAACGCCAGCTCGGTGCGCGTAGATGTGACGAGAAGGACGGAGCGGAGTCGAAAGCTGCGACGGTAG
- a CDS encoding putative caltractin, protein MSFASTTALRPSTSTSNANTELSKDQLEEIREAFDLFDTDGSGTIDVRELRIAMRALGFEPRKEELQQLINSVTGGSGCEGTTTRLPSTSNVSAPSEVITFSQFVQIMKHKVSQRDSREEMLKAFVLFDTEGTGKISFQNLKRVAVELGENMTDAELQEMIDEADRDGDGEVSEEEFLRLMKKTSLY, encoded by the coding sequence ATGAGCTTCGCGAGCACCACGGCGTTGAGGCCGAGCACCTCCACATCCAACGCAAACACCGAGCTCAGCAAGGACCAGTTGGAGGAAATCCGCGAGGCGTTTGACTTGTTCGACACggatggcagcggcacgaTCGACGTGCGGGAGCTGCGCATTGCCATGCGCGCGCTCGGCTTCGAGCCCCGtaaggaggagctgcagcagcttaTCAACAGCGTCaccggtggcagcggctgcgagggGACCACTACGCGGCTGCCGAGCACCAGCAATGTGAGCGCGCCCAGCGAAGTGATCACCTTCTCGCAGTTTGTGCAGATTATGAAGCACAAGGTGTCCCAACGGGACTCGCGGGAGGAGATGCTGAAGGCGTTCGTGCTCTTCGACACAGAGGGCACGGGCAAAATCTCGTTCCAGAACTTGAAGCGAGTGGCGGTGGAGCTTGGCGAGAACATGACGGACGCCGAGCTGCAGGAGATGATCGACGAGGCGGACCGTGACGGGGACGGCGaggtgagcgaggaggagttTCTTCGCCTAATGAAGAAGACCTCGCTGTACTAA